In Pelosinus sp. IPA-1, one genomic interval encodes:
- a CDS encoding thioredoxin family protein yields the protein MKDITVLITDWCPHCKRAINWIDEVKQEKPEYKDIKVEIIDEEKTPAIAKQYDYYYVPTYYVEKRKIFEGGTTKDIVRKVFEEAIKTDI from the coding sequence ATGAAAGATATTACTGTACTTATAACGGATTGGTGCCCTCATTGTAAAAGGGCAATTAATTGGATTGATGAAGTAAAGCAAGAGAAACCGGAATATAAAGACATTAAAGTAGAAATCATTGATGAAGAGAAGACTCCTGCAATTGCAAAGCAATACGATTATTATTATGTTCCAACTTATTATGTAGAAAAGCGTAAAATTTTTGAAGGTGGCACTACTAAAGATATTGTACGTAAAGTGTTTGAAGAAGCCATTAAAACAGATATTTAA
- the rlmD gene encoding 23S rRNA (uracil(1939)-C(5))-methyltransferase RlmD, giving the protein MEKQIQPVTRNNTYTFDIVSLGHSGEGVGKYEGFTVFVPYGLPGETVEVVITEVKKSYAKGKLKRVVKAADMRCQPKCPIYYQCGGCQLQHVDYKEQLALKRQTVVDAVTRIGKLAEVVIHPTIGAEDSWYYRNKMQFPIGTVQGKIAVGCFAQGTHNIINTEHCFIQHEANNLVAQTVQQIITELGISTYDERTGRGTMRHVLGRVGTATDEVMVVLVTATYELPHQEKIIAALRQRIPNLVSIVQNINTNRTNVILGNRTKTLWGENSITDRLGEFIFHISPRSFFQVNTKQAEVLYNKAVEYAGLSGHETVIDAYCGTGTITLFLAKHAKKVYGIEIVEPATRDARHNAEINQVDNVEFITGDMVNVMPQMSKDGIRPHTIVVDPPRAGCDKNVLEAFASMNPERIVYVSCNPSSLSRDLAILEEYGYKTKEIQPVDMFSHTYHVECVALIERK; this is encoded by the coding sequence GTGGAAAAACAAATACAACCTGTAACAAGAAATAATACATATACATTTGATATTGTCAGTTTAGGTCATAGTGGTGAAGGTGTAGGAAAATATGAAGGTTTTACTGTCTTTGTGCCCTATGGTTTACCAGGAGAAACAGTAGAAGTTGTAATTACAGAAGTGAAAAAGAGCTATGCCAAAGGTAAATTAAAAAGGGTAGTAAAAGCGGCAGACATGCGATGTCAACCTAAATGCCCTATTTATTATCAGTGTGGCGGTTGCCAATTACAACATGTTGATTATAAAGAACAGCTTGCTTTAAAACGACAAACTGTAGTAGATGCTGTTACTCGTATTGGGAAACTGGCAGAGGTGGTAATTCATCCTACCATCGGTGCAGAAGATTCTTGGTATTATCGTAATAAGATGCAATTTCCTATTGGTACGGTTCAGGGGAAAATTGCCGTAGGCTGTTTTGCTCAAGGAACTCATAATATTATTAATACAGAGCATTGCTTTATTCAGCATGAGGCTAATAATCTTGTTGCTCAGACTGTGCAGCAAATCATAACTGAACTAGGAATTAGTACGTACGATGAGCGTACAGGGCGCGGAACTATGCGTCATGTATTAGGGCGGGTGGGAACGGCTACTGATGAAGTAATGGTAGTGTTGGTAACGGCAACCTATGAATTGCCGCACCAAGAGAAGATTATCGCAGCCTTACGCCAAAGAATCCCTAATCTAGTAAGCATTGTACAAAATATAAACACCAATCGCACCAATGTGATTCTAGGGAATCGTACAAAAACCTTATGGGGAGAAAATTCGATAACGGATAGACTCGGCGAATTCATTTTTCACATTTCACCTCGATCCTTCTTCCAGGTCAATACGAAACAAGCAGAAGTGCTGTATAATAAAGCCGTAGAATATGCCGGATTATCAGGACATGAAACGGTTATTGATGCATATTGCGGCACTGGTACCATCACTCTGTTTTTAGCGAAACATGCGAAAAAAGTATATGGTATTGAAATCGTGGAACCAGCGACTCGTGATGCACGTCATAATGCAGAGATCAATCAGGTAGATAATGTAGAATTTATTACAGGGGATATGGTTAATGTAATGCCACAAATGTCTAAGGACGGGATTCGTCCTCATACCATTGTTGTCGATCCACCAAGGGCGGGTTGTGACAAGAATGTATTAGAAGCCTTTGCATCGATGAACCCTGAACGTATTGTCTATGTCTCTTGTAATCCTTCTTCCTTATCAAGAGATCTGGCTATCTTAGAGGAATACGGGTACAAAACAAAAGAGATTCAGCCAGTTGATATGTTTTCACATACGTATCATGTGGAGTGCGTGGCGTTGATAGAGCGGAAGTAG
- a CDS encoding radical SAM protein — MKISKKDALIWFDFFSQLPEEEELMIKQQEIIYATFAQIEAAIEHRNDMLMSEIKSLKTLENRTFFVGNESKFAKGCRSCLLGTGLSAIRKTNKCNIECKFCYNYGELDDIPPVGEGMWEIGGTKFYEKDIDLLLSIHQKPTGISYVYLEPFIEIEKYYPVIKKFRDAQIHQHLYTNGILATEETLKALGEAGLNEIRFNLGASKCSDKVIENIGIAKKYIKNVGIETPMTPEFFEAFLKKKQAIFETKLDFINCAELHLNENNIDNYYGENMYISRHGYISPIWSRELTLKFMKIADEDKWDLVVHDCSNNTKFARDLNLSSKEGKWFGASNYAGEFSRIPYEVFLPILRDDKFEFLSEEELPDGYKPGEMIF, encoded by the coding sequence ATGAAAATTTCAAAGAAAGATGCGTTGATATGGTTTGATTTTTTTTCGCAATTGCCTGAGGAAGAGGAACTTATGATAAAACAACAAGAAATCATTTACGCTACCTTTGCACAAATTGAGGCAGCGATCGAACATAGAAATGATATGTTAATGTCGGAAATTAAAAGTTTAAAAACGTTGGAGAATAGAACTTTTTTTGTGGGAAATGAAAGTAAATTCGCAAAAGGCTGTCGTTCTTGCTTGTTAGGCACTGGACTCAGTGCTATTAGAAAAACGAACAAATGTAACATAGAGTGTAAGTTCTGTTATAATTATGGAGAACTAGACGATATTCCTCCAGTTGGCGAAGGTATGTGGGAAATTGGAGGCACAAAATTTTATGAGAAGGATATTGATTTACTTCTTTCCATCCACCAGAAACCCACTGGCATTTCCTACGTTTATTTAGAACCATTCATAGAAATTGAAAAATACTATCCTGTAATAAAGAAATTTAGAGATGCTCAAATTCATCAACATCTATATACAAATGGCATCTTAGCTACGGAAGAGACGCTGAAGGCATTGGGTGAAGCTGGTCTTAACGAGATACGTTTTAACCTGGGTGCTTCTAAGTGTTCAGATAAAGTTATTGAGAATATTGGAATAGCAAAAAAATATATTAAAAATGTAGGTATTGAAACGCCAATGACTCCTGAGTTTTTCGAGGCTTTTTTAAAGAAAAAGCAAGCAATCTTTGAAACAAAACTCGATTTTATCAATTGTGCAGAATTACATTTAAATGAGAATAACATAGACAATTATTATGGGGAAAATATGTATATTTCCAGACATGGCTATATATCTCCAATTTGGAGTAGGGAATTAACTCTGAAATTCATGAAAATAGCCGATGAAGATAAGTGGGATTTAGTAGTACATGATTGCTCAAATAATACAAAATTTGCTAGAGATTTAAATTTGAGCAGCAAAGAGGGTAAATGGTTCGGAGCCAGTAATTATGCCGGTGAGTTTTCCAGGATTCCATATGAAGTATTTTTACCAATACTGCGTGATGACAAATTCGAATTTTTAAGTGAAGAAGAATTGCCTGACGGCTATAAACCAGGAGAGATGATTTTTTAG
- a CDS encoding oligopeptide transporter, OPT family, producing MDHKLSKEAYGGVAGKDYVPYVSSGSNSGGNVAVLIIGIILAVLFAASTAYSGMKSGLTVAAGIPGSIIGSGFIAAFAKQKGILGKNLLQGMSSGGESVASGVIFVLPAILLIGSQVSFLEGFVVGVGGVLFGVGAASLVYNYLIVEEHGKLMYPESMAISETLVASEGAGESMKYMGIGFGIGGLLTVVTESFLNVANNVISFVNESFYKWKFQVEVSPMLLGIGFIVGLEVSLTMFAGSILSNFCIMPLIGYFAELGREGATVWNNPSVGISSMQVKHIAGSYVKYIGAGIMLSGGLIGAIKLIPTIVSSIKETLNAKAGNGADSSSVGNMILFGGIILAFIGGFVVSGGNISMAITAAILSLFLSLLFVIVAGRLTGTIGTSNLPVSGMTIASIVLVTLLFVIMRWVNLESNKSLLLFGTFIVTAISMAGGYSQSQKVTYIIGGNKNEMQKYFTIASIFGVAVVVGTILLLSNQLSMTGDNVPFALPQANLMSTLTDGIMSGKLPWVMVIVGAVMGVVLFLLNLPIMTVAIGFYLPISTTSIILLGALVKVLVEKTCKSEKEKETKVSNGISLSSGLVAGGSIIGLIGIILQVTGVIKEASPSGFAASNGMAFIMLIALVVLTIIPIITGKVKNAQK from the coding sequence ATGGATCATAAATTATCGAAAGAGGCATATGGTGGCGTAGCTGGTAAAGACTACGTTCCTTACGTTTCAAGTGGTTCTAACTCTGGTGGAAATGTTGCTGTATTAATAATTGGTATTATTTTAGCTGTTTTATTCGCAGCATCTACTGCCTATTCAGGCATGAAATCAGGTCTTACAGTTGCAGCCGGTATACCTGGATCTATAATAGGTTCAGGATTTATAGCTGCATTTGCTAAGCAAAAAGGTATTCTTGGAAAAAACTTACTTCAAGGTATGTCAAGCGGTGGAGAATCTGTTGCCAGTGGTGTTATATTCGTTTTACCAGCAATCCTTTTAATAGGTTCTCAAGTTAGTTTCTTAGAAGGTTTTGTTGTTGGTGTAGGTGGCGTTTTATTTGGTGTAGGAGCTGCTTCACTGGTTTATAATTATTTAATTGTTGAAGAACATGGTAAATTAATGTACCCAGAGTCAATGGCCATATCTGAAACACTTGTTGCTTCAGAAGGTGCTGGAGAATCTATGAAGTACATGGGAATCGGTTTCGGAATTGGCGGTCTCCTAACAGTTGTAACGGAGTCATTTTTGAATGTCGCAAACAACGTGATCAGCTTTGTAAATGAGAGCTTCTACAAATGGAAATTTCAAGTTGAAGTAAGCCCAATGCTATTAGGTATTGGATTTATAGTTGGTTTGGAAGTCTCTTTAACTATGTTTGCGGGCTCAATATTATCAAATTTTTGTATTATGCCTTTAATCGGTTATTTTGCTGAACTTGGTAGAGAAGGTGCAACTGTATGGAATAACCCTAGTGTTGGGATAAGCTCTATGCAGGTTAAGCACATTGCTGGCAGTTATGTAAAATATATCGGTGCAGGCATTATGCTTTCTGGTGGTTTGATAGGTGCTATAAAACTTATACCTACTATCGTATCATCGATAAAGGAAACTCTAAATGCTAAAGCTGGAAATGGTGCTGATAGTTCATCTGTTGGAAACATGATATTGTTTGGTGGTATAATTCTAGCTTTCATAGGAGGCTTTGTAGTATCCGGTGGTAATATCTCGATGGCAATAACAGCTGCTATTTTATCATTATTTTTATCATTATTATTTGTTATCGTTGCAGGCCGTTTAACAGGTACTATAGGAACTTCAAATCTTCCTGTATCTGGTATGACTATCGCTTCTATCGTTCTTGTAACTTTATTATTCGTTATAATGAGATGGGTAAATCTTGAAAGCAACAAATCGTTACTGCTATTTGGTACATTTATAGTTACTGCTATATCAATGGCTGGTGGTTACTCACAATCACAAAAAGTTACATATATAATCGGTGGTAACAAAAACGAAATGCAGAAATACTTTACGATTGCTAGTATTTTTGGTGTTGCAGTAGTAGTTGGTACTATATTATTACTTTCCAACCAGCTTTCAATGACTGGTGATAATGTTCCATTTGCACTGCCTCAGGCTAATTTAATGTCAACATTAACTGATGGTATTATGTCAGGTAAATTACCTTGGGTTATGGTTATTGTGGGTGCTGTTATGGGAGTCGTTTTATTCTTATTAAACCTTCCTATTATGACAGTGGCAATTGGATTCTATCTGCCAATCTCTACAACTTCTATTATCTTATTAGGTGCATTAGTTAAAGTGTTAGTAGAAAAAACTTGTAAATCTGAAAAAGAAAAAGAAACGAAAGTTTCAAATGGTATTAGTTTATCTTCTGGACTTGTTGCCGGTGGTTCTATTATAGGACTGATCGGTATCATCCTTCAAGTAACAGGTGTTATAAAGGAAGCCAGTCCAAGTGGATTTGCTGCTTCGAATGGAATGGCATTTATAATGTTAATAGCTCTGGTAGTGTTAACTATAATACCCATCATTACGGGTAAGGTAAAAAATGCACAGAAATAA
- a CDS encoding DNA/RNA non-specific endonuclease, with amino-acid sequence MSIILCDNLPKSNMDLVNMQQENALKRTSESEDIAHTLESKNPLEVETDDLVTGISKESELAGYRPEEMLVAELRNEWYEDLAGYDPTFLDNSVTVPLPKLRSDLEQDIALLKNGHTVLNYTHFSILMSKSRRLAYYTAVNIHGDLLVKVKRTKDEWYFDPRIEREYQCGPELYKKSDFTRGHLVRRRDPAWGESAKKANKDTFHFTNCSPQHQNLNQKTWLDLEDYILNNADTFNLKVTVFTGPVFRIDDMFYRGFQIPAEFWKVVVMVKTDGTLSATAYLQTQKNLLRDYEFAYGSYKTYQVPISNIENLTGLNFGDLRSYDLLGRIKATTDHLEPTIVHVIENPEDIKL; translated from the coding sequence ATGTCAATCATACTATGTGACAATTTACCAAAATCCAATATGGATCTTGTAAATATGCAACAGGAAAATGCATTAAAGCGGACCAGTGAAAGCGAGGACATTGCCCATACACTAGAAAGCAAGAACCCCCTTGAAGTAGAAACCGATGATCTAGTTACCGGAATTTCAAAAGAATCAGAATTAGCCGGCTATAGGCCTGAGGAAATGTTGGTGGCAGAGCTACGTAATGAATGGTATGAAGACTTAGCTGGCTATGATCCAACTTTTCTTGATAACAGTGTTACAGTGCCTCTGCCGAAGTTGCGATCTGATCTTGAACAAGACATCGCTCTCCTGAAGAACGGTCATACAGTGCTAAATTATACGCATTTTTCCATCCTCATGAGCAAATCACGCCGTTTAGCGTATTATACGGCGGTTAATATTCATGGAGATCTACTCGTTAAGGTCAAGCGCACCAAAGACGAGTGGTACTTCGATCCGCGTATCGAACGAGAATATCAATGTGGACCGGAATTATATAAAAAAAGCGATTTTACCCGGGGACATCTTGTACGCAGGCGTGACCCGGCATGGGGCGAATCGGCAAAAAAGGCCAACAAAGATACTTTTCATTTCACAAACTGCTCTCCGCAACATCAAAACTTGAACCAAAAAACATGGCTAGACTTAGAGGATTATATACTAAATAATGCTGATACATTCAATCTTAAGGTCACAGTATTTACCGGCCCAGTATTCCGCATAGATGATATGTTTTACCGTGGTTTTCAAATTCCAGCCGAGTTTTGGAAAGTAGTTGTAATGGTTAAGACTGATGGCACCCTGTCTGCAACAGCCTATTTACAGACACAAAAAAATCTTCTCCGGGACTATGAATTTGCTTATGGAAGTTATAAGACCTACCAAGTGCCAATCTCCAATATTGAAAATTTGACGGGGCTGAATTTTGGCGATTTACGAAGCTATGATCTGCTTGGTCGTATTAAAGCAACTACGGATCATCTTGAACCCACAATTGTTCACGTTATAGAGAATCCCGAAGATATTAAGCTCTGA
- a CDS encoding pyridoxamine kinase codes for MKQKLARVVAIHDMSGYGKCSLTVAIPVISAAGIEVCPLPTAILSTNTLLPGFKFFDFTPQMDEIINHWKEIGFKTDCAYSGFLGSAEQIQIVKNFMLDFNCSLKIVDPVMGDNGVIIKTYTPEMCNTMRDLASIADIVTPNLTEAYILTGRDYVDGEVDCDTSRKLCAEIIEMGAKNVVLTGVVRGNSLYNCAMSEDHSYFEVAVNLLPYHMHGTGDLFTSVLTAGVVNGYTLKESVESAAHFVRDAMIVSNDIEDAFERGVAFEPIVYKLRGGLYNKNLA; via the coding sequence ATGAAACAAAAACTTGCAAGGGTTGTGGCAATCCACGATATGTCCGGGTATGGTAAATGCTCACTGACAGTTGCCATTCCAGTAATATCAGCGGCTGGAATCGAGGTTTGCCCTCTTCCCACTGCAATATTATCTACAAATACTCTTTTGCCTGGGTTCAAATTCTTTGACTTTACTCCGCAAATGGATGAAATTATCAATCATTGGAAAGAAATTGGTTTTAAGACTGATTGTGCTTATAGTGGATTCTTGGGTTCGGCAGAGCAAATCCAAATCGTTAAAAACTTCATGTTGGATTTCAACTGCTCATTAAAAATAGTCGACCCTGTAATGGGCGATAATGGCGTAATTATTAAAACTTATACACCAGAAATGTGCAATACGATGCGGGATCTTGCTTCAATTGCTGATATCGTCACTCCGAACCTTACAGAAGCTTATATCCTTACAGGAAGGGATTATGTAGACGGAGAAGTTGATTGTGACACTTCTCGCAAACTCTGCGCTGAAATTATTGAAATGGGTGCTAAAAATGTGGTATTAACAGGTGTCGTTCGAGGAAACTCCTTGTATAACTGCGCAATGAGCGAAGATCATTCCTACTTTGAAGTAGCAGTTAATCTACTCCCATACCACATGCATGGTACAGGAGATCTTTTCACCAGCGTACTTACAGCAGGTGTCGTCAATGGTTACACTCTAAAAGAAAGCGTAGAAAGTGCAGCACATTTCGTACGGGATGCAATGATTGTCAGCAATGACATAGAAGATGCTTTTGAACGCGGAGTCGCATTTGAACCTATTGTCTACAAATTACGCGGCGGTCTTTACAATAAGAATTTAGCTTAA
- a CDS encoding ECF transporter S component yields the protein MKQQSLNQTKQLVYAALGIALVFVCTVFVNLRLPIAANGGLVHLGNVPLFIIAIVYGRRFGALAGGIGMALFDVVGGWFLWAPFTLVIVGLMGYTIGAICEKHRTLSAYVLALTAACLIKVVGYYGAEGIIYGNWLAPMASIPGNLVQIGVAAVIVLPVLAKLRKNVPVSSWARGHK from the coding sequence ATGAAACAACAATCTCTCAATCAAACAAAACAACTGGTCTATGCAGCATTGGGCATTGCCCTCGTTTTTGTTTGCACGGTATTTGTAAATCTTCGTCTTCCCATTGCCGCTAATGGCGGTTTAGTTCATTTGGGGAATGTGCCCCTCTTTATTATCGCCATTGTTTACGGACGCCGGTTTGGCGCTTTGGCGGGAGGAATCGGCATGGCTCTTTTTGATGTGGTGGGCGGCTGGTTTTTATGGGCTCCCTTTACGCTGGTCATTGTTGGTCTCATGGGGTATACGATCGGCGCTATCTGCGAAAAGCACCGGACTCTGTCAGCTTATGTCCTGGCCTTGACGGCGGCTTGTCTCATTAAAGTGGTTGGTTATTATGGTGCCGAAGGAATTATTTACGGCAATTGGCTAGCACCGATGGCATCGATTCCCGGCAATCTTGTCCAGATCGGCGTAGCGGCAGTTATCGTGTTGCCTGTTCTGGCCAAGTTGAGAAAGAATGTGCCTGTTTCTTCATGGGCAAGAGGTCACAAATAA
- a CDS encoding PqqD family protein, with amino-acid sequence MHRNNQDILSIIFKISDGLEYEVSIDNIVIMLEKQDHKIQKFFRKLKFRIPEYKKTYLDEYGSYVFLLIDGMKTVKEIGENLEAKYGDKAHPLYERLLLFLNHIHVNCHYIEKTNF; translated from the coding sequence ATGCACAGAAATAACCAAGATATTTTAAGTATAATATTTAAAATTTCTGATGGCTTAGAATACGAAGTAAGTATAGACAATATTGTTATTATGCTTGAAAAACAAGATCATAAGATCCAAAAGTTCTTTAGAAAACTTAAATTTAGAATTCCAGAATATAAAAAAACTTATCTGGATGAATATGGAAGCTATGTATTTCTACTGATAGATGGCATGAAAACAGTAAAAGAGATTGGAGAAAATCTAGAAGCCAAGTATGGTGATAAAGCTCACCCGCTTTATGAAAGATTATTATTATTCTTAAACCATATCCATGTTAATTGTCACTATATAGAAAAAACGAATTTCTAG